The following proteins come from a genomic window of Trifolium pratense cultivar HEN17-A07 linkage group LG4, ARS_RC_1.1, whole genome shotgun sequence:
- the LOC123922867 gene encoding uncharacterized protein LOC123922867 → MAIWQELKLCWENGYRKVLCCSDSLLAVNLIKQGVTSHHRFANEIHIIRRMLENDWEVVITHTLREGNTCADVLAKMGAMVKISTPPSDLLRPLLEDAWGVEFIME, encoded by the coding sequence ATGGCTATATGGCAAGAATTAAAGTTGTGTTGGGAGAATGGTTACCGTAAAGTTCTCTGTTGCTCGGATTCGTTGCTCGCAGTTAATTTAATCAAGCAAGGGGTCACATCGCATCACCGTTTTGCTAATGAGATTCATATTATTCGGAGGATGCTAGAAAATGACTGGGAGGTGGTTATTACTCACACGCTGCGTGAGGGAAATACTTGTGCGgatgttttggcaaaaatgGGTGCTATGGTGAAGATCTCTACTCCGCCTAGTGATCTGTTGAGACCTCTTTTGGAAGATGCTTGGGGTGTAGAGTTTATTATGGAGTAA
- the LOC123881430 gene encoding protein PIN-LIKES 7-like, producing MSFWQQLEVASAPIIQVLLISAVGAYMATDYGNNLLSPDFRKSLNRIVFTAFTPSLIFASFAKSVSLDDMISWWFMPVNIGLTFLIGGFLGWIIVKLLKPNMKVEGLIIASCSSGNMGNLPVVIIPAICDQKTTPFGTHNDCRTRALSYSFFSLAVGGIYIWTFTYQLIRQTSMKYKAFQAEAALLKIPNTAIDTNAETQLLKGNDNARDTESQTVVVQPNSRTCMETSRRILDELLSPPTIATKFHSLFHYQFLGFMFGGVKSLRNLLIGQDAPLKVIQDSIQLLGDGTIPCITILLGGMRSSSIKPLVLISIIIARLFLLPAIGFFVVKAAANLGFLPLDPLFQYVLVIQYALPPAMNISTMAQLFDVGTEEFSVILLWTYGAAAIALTLWSTFLLWSLS from the exons ATGAGTTTTTGGCAACAATTGGAGGTGGCATCTGCCCCTATTATTCAAGTCCTACTTATAAGTGCAGTAGGAGCTTATATGGCAACTGATTATGGTAATAATCTTCTTTCACCGGATTTTCGAAAATCCTTGAACAGG ATTGTGTTCACTGCATTCACTCCTTCCCTTATATTTGCAAGTTTTGCAAAGAGTGTTTCTCTTGATGATATGATATCATG GTGGTTTATGCCAGTTAATATTGGACTCACCTTCTTGATTGGAGGGTTTCTTGGATGGATAATTGTTAAGTTACTAAAACCAAACATGAAAGTGGAAGGTCTTATTATTGCTTCATGTTCATCAG GAAATATGGGGAACCTTCCAGTTGTAATCATCCCTGCAATCTGTGATCAGAAAACTACTCCATTTGGTACACACAATGATTGTCGCACTAGAGCGCTCTCTTACTCGTTTTTCTCTTTGGCG GTTGGTGGTATTTACATTTGGACCTTCACTTACCAACTGATTCGACAAACTTCGATGAAATATAAGGCATTTCAGGCTGAGGCGGCGCTCTTAAAAATTCCCAACACAGCCATTGATACTAATGCAGAAACTCAACTTCTTAAGGGAAATGACAATGCTAGAGACACTGAGAGCCAAACT GTTGTAGTCCAACCAAATAGTAGAACTTGTATGGAAACTTCAAGACGAATTCTGGATGAACTATTGTCACCTCCAACAATTGCTACT AAATTTCATTCCCTATTTCATTATCAGTTTTTAGGCTTCATGTTTGGTGGAGTTAAATCTCTAAGGAACCTATTAATTGGACAAGATGCTCCACTGAAAGTGATTCAAGATTCCATTCAGTTGCTAGG GGATGGGACAATTCCTTGCATCACTATTTTACTTGGTG GCATGCGATCATCAAGTATCAAACCATTGGTCCTCATCAGTATCATCATTGCTAGACTTTTCTTACTACCTGCTATTGGATTTTTTGTTGTCAAAGCAGCTGCAAATTTAGGCTTCCTTCCATTGGACCCATTGTTTCAATATGTGTTGGTAATTCAGTATGCCCTGCCACCAGCAATGAATATTA GTACCATGGCTCAGCTGTTTGATGTTGGCACAGAAGAGTTTTCAGTTATCCTTTTGTGGACATATGGTGCTGCAGCTATAGCACTCACTCTTTGGTCAACATTCCTTCTATGGTCATTATCTTAA